The following are from one region of the Oncorhynchus kisutch isolate 150728-3 unplaced genomic scaffold, Okis_V2 Okis03b-Okis08b_hom, whole genome shotgun sequence genome:
- the LOC109887235 gene encoding isocitrate dehydrogenase [NAD] subunit alpha, mitochondrial isoform X2, producing the protein MASNVWRSMLSHVVGAAKRPTLQTVTLIPGDGIGPEISVAVMKIFEAAKVPIQWEERNVTAIQGPGGRWMIPPDCKESMDRTLIGLKGPLKTPIAAGHPSMNLLLRKTFDLYANVRPCVSIEGYKTPYTDVDLVTIRENTEGEYSGIEHIIVDGVVQSIKLITEDASRRIAEYAFEYARNNQRNSVTAVHKANIMRMSDGLFLRKCREVAENFKDVKFTEMYLDTVCLNMVQDPTQFDVLVMPNLYGDILSDLCAGLIGGLGVTPSGNIGANGVAIFESVHGTAPDIAGLDMANPTALLLSAVMMLRHMGMHDYGKKIETACFDTIRDKKVLTGDLGGKSKCSEFTEEICRRVRDMD; encoded by the exons ATGGCTAGCAACGTGTGGAGGTCAATG CTCTCTCACGTCGTGGGGGCGGCAAAGAGACCGACG CTGCAAACGGTTACGTTAATTCCTGGGGATGGAATCGGTCCAGAAATATCCGTGGCTGTAATGAAGATTTTTGAGGCTGCTAAG GTTCCCATCCAGTGGGAGGAGAGGAATGTGACAGCTATCCAGGGCCCAGGAGGTAGATGGATGATCCCTCCAGACTGTAAGGAGTCTATGGACAGGACCCTGATCGGGTTAAAAG GCCCCCTGAAGACCCCCATCGCAGCCGGCCACCCCTCCATGAACCTGCTCCTCAGGAAGACCTTTGACCTGTACGCCAACGTGCGGCCCTGCGTGTCCATCGAGGGCTACAAGACCCCCTACACCGACGTGGACCTGGTCACCATCCGAGAGAACACCGAGGGAGAGTACAGTGGAATCGAACACATA ATCGTTGACGGCGTAGTTCAGAGCATCAAACTCATCACGGAAGACGCCAGTCGACGTATCGCCGAGTACGCCTTCGAGTACGCAAGAAACAACCAAAGAAACAGCGTCACGGCCGTTCACAAAGCCAACATCAT GAGGATGTCGGATGGGCTGTTCCTGAGGAAATGCAGAGAGGTGGCTGAAAACTTCAAGGACGTCAAGTTTACTGAGATGTACCTGGACACCGTGTGTCTCAAC ATGGTGCAAGATCCCACCCAGTTTGACGTCCTGGTGATGCCCAACCTGTATGGTGACATTCTCAG TGATCTGTGTGCTGGACTTATTGGCGGTCTGGGAGTCACTCCTAGTGGAAACATTGGTGCCAATGGAGTCGCCATTTTTGAATCG GTCCATGGGACGGCCCCCGACATAGCCGGTCTGGACATGGCCAACCCTACAGCTCTGCTGCTCAGTGCTGTGATGATGCTGCGTCACATGGGCATGCACGACTACGGCAAGAAGATCGAGACCGCCTGTTTCGACACCATCAGAGACAAGAAG GTGTTGACCGGGGACCTCGGTGGGAAGTCGAAGTGCTCAGAGTTTACAGAGGAGATCTGCCGTAGAGTGCGAGACATGGACTGA
- the LOC109887235 gene encoding isocitrate dehydrogenase [NAD] subunit alpha, mitochondrial isoform X1, translating to MASNVWRSMLSHVVGAAKRPTVCFRRGLQTVTLIPGDGIGPEISVAVMKIFEAAKVPIQWEERNVTAIQGPGGRWMIPPDCKESMDRTLIGLKGPLKTPIAAGHPSMNLLLRKTFDLYANVRPCVSIEGYKTPYTDVDLVTIRENTEGEYSGIEHIIVDGVVQSIKLITEDASRRIAEYAFEYARNNQRNSVTAVHKANIMRMSDGLFLRKCREVAENFKDVKFTEMYLDTVCLNMVQDPTQFDVLVMPNLYGDILSDLCAGLIGGLGVTPSGNIGANGVAIFESVHGTAPDIAGLDMANPTALLLSAVMMLRHMGMHDYGKKIETACFDTIRDKKVLTGDLGGKSKCSEFTEEICRRVRDMD from the exons ATGGCTAGCAACGTGTGGAGGTCAATG CTCTCTCACGTCGTGGGGGCGGCAAAGAGACCGACGGTATGTTTCAGAAGGGGG CTGCAAACGGTTACGTTAATTCCTGGGGATGGAATCGGTCCAGAAATATCCGTGGCTGTAATGAAGATTTTTGAGGCTGCTAAG GTTCCCATCCAGTGGGAGGAGAGGAATGTGACAGCTATCCAGGGCCCAGGAGGTAGATGGATGATCCCTCCAGACTGTAAGGAGTCTATGGACAGGACCCTGATCGGGTTAAAAG GCCCCCTGAAGACCCCCATCGCAGCCGGCCACCCCTCCATGAACCTGCTCCTCAGGAAGACCTTTGACCTGTACGCCAACGTGCGGCCCTGCGTGTCCATCGAGGGCTACAAGACCCCCTACACCGACGTGGACCTGGTCACCATCCGAGAGAACACCGAGGGAGAGTACAGTGGAATCGAACACATA ATCGTTGACGGCGTAGTTCAGAGCATCAAACTCATCACGGAAGACGCCAGTCGACGTATCGCCGAGTACGCCTTCGAGTACGCAAGAAACAACCAAAGAAACAGCGTCACGGCCGTTCACAAAGCCAACATCAT GAGGATGTCGGATGGGCTGTTCCTGAGGAAATGCAGAGAGGTGGCTGAAAACTTCAAGGACGTCAAGTTTACTGAGATGTACCTGGACACCGTGTGTCTCAAC ATGGTGCAAGATCCCACCCAGTTTGACGTCCTGGTGATGCCCAACCTGTATGGTGACATTCTCAG TGATCTGTGTGCTGGACTTATTGGCGGTCTGGGAGTCACTCCTAGTGGAAACATTGGTGCCAATGGAGTCGCCATTTTTGAATCG GTCCATGGGACGGCCCCCGACATAGCCGGTCTGGACATGGCCAACCCTACAGCTCTGCTGCTCAGTGCTGTGATGATGCTGCGTCACATGGGCATGCACGACTACGGCAAGAAGATCGAGACCGCCTGTTTCGACACCATCAGAGACAAGAAG GTGTTGACCGGGGACCTCGGTGGGAAGTCGAAGTGCTCAGAGTTTACAGAGGAGATCTGCCGTAGAGTGCGAGACATGGACTGA